A genome region from Nicotiana tabacum cultivar K326 chromosome 13, ASM71507v2, whole genome shotgun sequence includes the following:
- the LOC107803268 gene encoding uncharacterized protein LOC107803268 isoform X1: MMKFEDLLSDEKEKRLILEEEVEELGQELDGQLQLKTVLQCALQGPVRSCPCASSLPRRVQHLLEEVVMAEEEIVWLERKVNVLKLKLYREKELAERWEMLQLKQVISNPTLPPRPPPVKDIESQNYQQLRKQYRIRRASALDFHTISSEEIAESSSRGSRSRRHHSQPDMEIEKEKPNKLSEEVIKCLISVYLKLNKASLESKGSSTAIVKQSLISSKKPKSSFICKTSLNCTTAAAAAPTFTFNDYASNLDPYGILLDTDGSQREIGSYKNFIQVSRTSLNTSHISECLPEMGKLRYFSRLLHHSRQPYYIILCLKFYRSMVHKLSSVDITYLTYKQKLAFWINVYNVCIMHAFLQHGLPSTEEEQLCLVNKAAINVGGIVLNALAIEHFILRHPRDAEHGLTDDKERVLRNTYGLGYPEPNVTFSLCRGSWSSPALRIYTPDEVVNELERAKVEYLEASVGVTSKKKIVVPKLMQWHMKDFADDMESLVEWIYSQLPNSCSLKRSMMDCLSGETKCPLAKMIEVQPYASEFRYLLPL; encoded by the exons ATGATGAAATTCGAAGACTTGCTGAGCGACGAGAAAGAGAAAagattaattcttgaagaagag GTTGAAGAACTTGGACAAGAATTAGATGGGCAACTTCAACTGAAAACAGTTCTGCAGTGTGCGTTACAAGGACCTGTTCGCTCTTGTCCCTGCGCCTCTTCCCTCCCCCGCAGG GTTCAACATCTGCTTGAAGAAGTGGTTATGGCGGAGGAAGAGATTGTTTGGCTGGAGAGGAAAGTAAAcgtgctgaagctgaagctgtaCAGAGAGAAAGAGTTGGCTGAAAGATGGGAAATGCTGCAGCTCAAACAAGTAATTTCAAACCCAACATTACCTCCGCGACCGCCACCAGTCAAAGATATTGAATCACAAAACTATCAACAACTCAGAAAACAATATAGAATTCGAAGAGCCTCTGCCTTGGACTTCCACACCATTTCTTCTG AGGAAATCGCTGAGAGTAGTTCCAGAGGTTCGAGAAGCCGCAGACACCATAGCCAACCAGATATGGAAATAGAAAAAGAGAAGCCAAATAAGCTGTCGGAAGAAGTAATTAAATGCTTAATAAGTGTATATCTCAAGTTGAACAAAGCATCACTGGAGAGCAAAGGTTCATCTACTGCTATTGTCAAACAGTCTCTAATTTCCTCCAAGAAACCCAAAAGCAGCTTCATATGCAAAACCTCATTAAATTGTAcgacagcagcagcagcagcacccACGTTTACATTCAATGATTACGCGTCAAATCTTGATCCTTACGGGATATTGCTAGACACTGATGGAAGTCAAAGAGAGATTGGATCATATAAGAATTTCATCCAAGTCTCAAGAACTTCTCTCAACACAAGCCATATATCTGAATGTCTTCCGGAGATGGGAAAGTTGAGGTACTTTTCAAGATTACTTCATCATTCTCGTCAACCCTACTACAtcattctttgtttgaaattttaTAGGTCTATGGTGCATAAACTTAGCAGTGTGGACATAACTTACTTGACCTACAAGCAGAAGTTGGCATTCTGGATCAATGTCTATAACGTCTGCATAATGCAT GCATTTCTGCAACACGGTTTGCCCTCTACAGAGGAGGAACAGCTGTGTCTCGTGAATAAG GCTGCGATTAATGTTGGTGGTATTGTACTTAATGCATTGGCCATCGAGCACTTCATCCTCAGGCATCCAAGAGACGCTGAACAT GGTTTGACAGATGATAAAGAAAGAGTATTGAGGAATACTTATGGTCTCGGGTATCCAGAACCTAATGTCACGTTTTCTCTATGTCGAGGAAGCTGGTCTTCACCAGCA CTAAGGATCTACACACCAGATGAAGTTGTTAATGAATTGGAGAGAGCGAAAGTGGAGTACTTGGAGGCTTCGGTGGGAGTGACAAGTAAGAAGAAGATAGTGGTTCCCAAGCTCATGCAATGGCACATGAAAGACTTTGCCGATGATATGGAATCACTTGTAGAATGGATATACAGCCAATTGCCAAACTCTTGCTCTCTGAAAAGGTCAATGATGGATTGCCTAAGCGGGGAAACGAAATGTCCACTTGCTAAGATGATAGAGGTTCAACCTTATGCCTCAGAATTCCGATACTTACTGCCCTTATAA
- the LOC107803266 gene encoding AP3-complex subunit beta-A-like, with translation MFTQFGATADSLSKASTLVFRIGTDAHLYDDPDDVNIAPLLDSKFDSEKCEALKRLLALIAQGCDVSNFFPQVVKNVASQSMEVKKLVYLYLLHYAEKRPNEALLSINCFQKDLGDPNPLVRAWALRTMAGIRLHVIAPLVLVAVGKCARDPSVYVRKCAANALPKLHDLRLEEDTSTIEELVGILLNDNSPGVVGAAAAAFACICPNNFSFIGRNYRRLCETLPDVEEWGQIVLIGILIRYVIARHGLVKESLMAASHSSENYNSENEFEIKESTNDVGTVVCESEIAEMVFRSYLEGPDKYLSCPCSERASSVKDFSDFTSAKSNDDVKVLLQCTLPLLWSQNSAVVLAAAGMHWIMAPKEEIKRIVKPLLFLLRSSNASKYVVLCNIQVFAKAMPTLFVSHFEDFFVSSTDPYQVKALKLDILSLIATHSSISPIFNEFQDYIKDPYRRFAADAVAAIGLCAERLPNIASTCLEGLLILTSSEISDVDIASTDEEAVILIQAINSIKTIIKHEPSSHDKVIVHLARKLDSIRVPSARAIIIWMLGEYNSMGHIIPKVLPTVLKYLAWTFSSEAPETKLQILNAMVKVLLQAKGEALSTFKTLLNYVLELAKCDLSYDIRDRARLLRNFLAHYVGTHELEESAFQAAPDSTLHVLAGHLFGRETKPISSEPLAYRFYLPGSLSQMVLHAAPGYEHLPQPCSFYNDTAQESNMVKDLKQPGNGATHSESYETDDADTVSGSLNEESTSGYNSTTGSSGTRGSHGSGSVSDDDEHGGPLIHLSDSGNALENQPRQRFNQNSDSNDLGELMTKRALDSWLDDNPCSTHNLVELNNVCQSLARISIGDISSRVKRKSYTLLDPANGNGLSVEYTFSSEVSSISPLLVCIQVSFSNSSAEAMSNLLLVEEDSGIRVESSDQELTSDESPKLSVNDVPTLVPMEEIAKLEPGQIMQRILQARFHHHLLPLKLLLWCNGKKYPVKLRPDIGYFLKPLLMEIDVFSSKESQLPGMFEYIRRCTFVDHIEELNKLESPLAKDNFLVICENLALKVLSNANLFLVSVDMPVGTNLDDTSGLRLRFSGEILSNSIPCLITITVEGKCSEPLDTSVKVNCEETVFGLNFLNRVVNFLTEPARL, from the exons GCGTCCAAATGAAGCATTGCTTTCAATAAACTGTTTCCAGAAGGATTTGGGCGATCCTAATCCATTGGTACGGGCATGGGCACTCCGTACGATGGCAGGAATTCGCCTTCATGTGATTGCACCCCTTGTTCTGGTGGCTGTGGGAAAATGTGCAAGAGATCCATCAGTGTATGTTAGGAAGTGTGCTGCTAATGCACTTCCAAAGTTGCATGATTTGCGTTTGGAGGAGGATACTAGTACTATTGAAGAG CTTGTTGGAATTCTTCTGAATGACAACTCTCCTGGAGTAGTTGGAGCTGCTGCTGCTGCATTTGCTTGTATCTGTCCTAATAATTTCTCTTTTATTGGGAGAAATTATAGAAGGCTGTGTGAGACTCtccctgatgtggaagaatgggGTCAGATTGTTTTGATAGGGATCCTTATACGATATGTTATTGCTAGGCATGGGCTTGTTAAAGAATCCTTGATGGCAGCTTCCCATTCTTCAGAGAATTACAATTCAGAAAACGAATTTGAAATCAAAGAGAGCACCAATGACGTTGGCACTGTAGTTTGTGAATCTGAGATAGCAGAAATGGTATTTAGGAGTTATCTTGAAGGACCAGATAAGTATTTATCCTGCCCATGTTCCGAGAGAGCTTCTTCTGTGAAGGACTTTTCAGACTTTACGTCTGCCAAAAGTAACGATGATGTGAAGGTCCTGCTGCAGTGCACTTTACCTCTATTGTGGAGTCAAAATAGTGCAGTAGTACTTGCTGCTGCTGGGATGCACTGGATTATGGCACCAAAAGAGGAAATTAAGAGAATTGTTAAACCTTTGTTGTTTCTGTTGAGATCATCCAATGCCTCAAAATATGTG GTGCTGTGCAACATTCAAGTGTTTGCTAAAGCAATGCCTACCCTGTTTGTTTCCCATTTTGAAGACTTCTTCGTGAGCTCTACCGATCCTTATCAAGTAAAAGCTCTGAAGCTTGACATACTATCTTTAATTGCGACACATTCATCCATTTCACCTATTTTTAACGAGTTCCAG GATTATATTAAAGATCCATACAGAAGGTTTGCTGCAGATGCTGTTGCTGCCATTGGTTTATGTGCCGAACGACTTCCAAATATAGCAAGCACATGTTTGGAAGGGCTATTGATTTTGACTTCATCTG AAATTTCAGATGTGGACATAGCATCAACGGATGAAGAAGCAGTTATTCTGATTCAAGCAATAAATTCCATCAAAACAATCATAAAACATGAACCCTCAAGTCATGACAAA GTAATTGTTCATTTGGCACGTAAGTTGGATTCTATCCGAGTACCAAGTGCACGTGCTATAATTATTTGGATGTTGGGCGAGTATAACTCCATGGGACATATAATTCCAAAGGTGCTACCCACAGTTCTCAAGTATCTTGCGTGGACCTTTTCTTCAGAAGCACCTGAAACAAAGCTCCAGATTCTTAATGCCATGGTCAAG GTCTTATTACAAGCAAAAGGGGAAGCACTGTCAACCTTCAAGACACTATTAAACTACGTACTTGAACTAGCTAAATGTGACTTGAGCTACGATATCCGCGACCGTGCACGTCTTCTACGGAATTTCCTGGCCCACTATGTAGGCACTCACGAGTTGGAAGAATCAGCTTTCCAAGCAGCTCCTGACAGCACATTGCATGTACTTGCAGGGCATTTATTTGGGAGAGAAACAAAACCCATTTCTTCAGAACCATTAGCTTATCGGTTTTATCTTCCTGGATCTCTTTCACAGATGGTTCTTCATGCTGCTCCAGGATATGAACATCTCCCACAGCCATGTAGTTTTTACAATGACACTGCTCAGGAATCCAATATGGTAAAAGATTTGAAGCAACCAGGGAATGGAGCCACTCATAGCGAATCGTATGAAACTGATGATGCTGACACTGTATCTGGATCACTAAATGAAGAAAGCACATCTGGTTACAATTCTACAACTGGTTCAAGTGGAACTCGAGGTAGCCATGGGAGTGGGtctgtaagtgatgatgatgagcacggTGGTCCTCTGATTCATCTTTCAGATAGTGGCAATGCTCTTGAGAATCAGCCCAGACAAAGGTTTAATCAAAATTCTGACTCCAACGATCTTGGGGAATTAATGACTAAAAGAGCTCTTGACTCATGGTTGGATGACAATCCTTGTTCTACCCAcaatttggtagaattgaataatGTCTGTCAATCATTGGCCAGAATTTCAATTGGAGATATTAGTAGCAGAGTTAAACGTAAATCCTACACTTTGTTAGATCCTGCAAATGGAAATGGTTTGAGTGTGGAATACACATTTTCATCAGAGGTGTCAAGCATATCTCCTCTGCTTGTTTGTATACAGGTTTCATTTAGCAACAGTTCAGCGGAAGCTATGTCAAATTTACTGTTGGTTGAAGAAGATTCTGGCATAAGGGTAGAATCTTCAGATCAAGAGCTGACATCAGATGAGAG TCCCAAGTTGTCCGTTAATGATGTGCCCACTCTAGTTCCAATGGAAGAAATTGCTAAGCTGGAGCCAGGTCAGATTATGCAGAGAATACTTCAGGCCCGATTCCACCATCATCTTTTGCCCCTTAAGCTGCTTTTGTGGTGCAATGGCAAGAAGTATCCTGTGAAGTTGAGGCCTGATATTGGGTATTTTCTAAAACCTCTTCTGATGGAAATCGATGTGTTCTCAAGCAAGGAATCTCAGCTTCCTGGAATGTTCGAATATATAAGGAG GTGTACTTTCGTCGACCATATTGAAGAACTTAATAAGCTTGAAAGCCCATTAGCGAAGGACAACTTCCTTGTGATCTGTGAGAATTTGGCTTTAAAGGTGCTTAGTAATGCCAATCTTTTTCTTGTATCTGTGGACATGCCTGTTGGTACCAACCTCGATGATACTTCAGGTTTACGGCTTAGATTCAGTGGCGAGATCTTAAGCAACTCAATCCCATGTTTAATTactattactgttgaaggtaaatGCTCCGAACCGCTGGACACATCAGTAAAAGTCAACTGTGAAGAGACTGTTTTTGGCCTGAACTTTTTGAACAGGGTTGTGAATTTTTTGACTGAGCCTGCTCGTTTATGA
- the LOC107803268 gene encoding uncharacterized protein LOC107803268 isoform X2, producing the protein MMKFEDLLSDEKEKRLILEEEVEELGQELDGQLQLKTVLQCALQGPVRSCPCASSLPRRVQHLLEEVVMAEEEIVWLERKVNVLKLKLYREKELAERWEMLQLKQVISNPTLPPRPPPVKDIESQNYQQLRKQYRIRRASALDFHTISSEEIAESSSRGSRSRRHHSQPDMEIEKEKPNKLSEEVIKCLISVYLKLNKASLESKGSSTAIVKQSLISSKKPKSSFICKTSLNCTTAAAAAPTFTFNDYASNLDPYGILLDTDGSQREIGSYKNFIQVSRTSLNTSHISECLPEMGKLRSMVHKLSSVDITYLTYKQKLAFWINVYNVCIMHAFLQHGLPSTEEEQLCLVNKAAINVGGIVLNALAIEHFILRHPRDAEHGLTDDKERVLRNTYGLGYPEPNVTFSLCRGSWSSPALRIYTPDEVVNELERAKVEYLEASVGVTSKKKIVVPKLMQWHMKDFADDMESLVEWIYSQLPNSCSLKRSMMDCLSGETKCPLAKMIEVQPYASEFRYLLPL; encoded by the exons ATGATGAAATTCGAAGACTTGCTGAGCGACGAGAAAGAGAAAagattaattcttgaagaagag GTTGAAGAACTTGGACAAGAATTAGATGGGCAACTTCAACTGAAAACAGTTCTGCAGTGTGCGTTACAAGGACCTGTTCGCTCTTGTCCCTGCGCCTCTTCCCTCCCCCGCAGG GTTCAACATCTGCTTGAAGAAGTGGTTATGGCGGAGGAAGAGATTGTTTGGCTGGAGAGGAAAGTAAAcgtgctgaagctgaagctgtaCAGAGAGAAAGAGTTGGCTGAAAGATGGGAAATGCTGCAGCTCAAACAAGTAATTTCAAACCCAACATTACCTCCGCGACCGCCACCAGTCAAAGATATTGAATCACAAAACTATCAACAACTCAGAAAACAATATAGAATTCGAAGAGCCTCTGCCTTGGACTTCCACACCATTTCTTCTG AGGAAATCGCTGAGAGTAGTTCCAGAGGTTCGAGAAGCCGCAGACACCATAGCCAACCAGATATGGAAATAGAAAAAGAGAAGCCAAATAAGCTGTCGGAAGAAGTAATTAAATGCTTAATAAGTGTATATCTCAAGTTGAACAAAGCATCACTGGAGAGCAAAGGTTCATCTACTGCTATTGTCAAACAGTCTCTAATTTCCTCCAAGAAACCCAAAAGCAGCTTCATATGCAAAACCTCATTAAATTGTAcgacagcagcagcagcagcacccACGTTTACATTCAATGATTACGCGTCAAATCTTGATCCTTACGGGATATTGCTAGACACTGATGGAAGTCAAAGAGAGATTGGATCATATAAGAATTTCATCCAAGTCTCAAGAACTTCTCTCAACACAAGCCATATATCTGAATGTCTTCCGGAGATGGGAAAGTTGAG GTCTATGGTGCATAAACTTAGCAGTGTGGACATAACTTACTTGACCTACAAGCAGAAGTTGGCATTCTGGATCAATGTCTATAACGTCTGCATAATGCAT GCATTTCTGCAACACGGTTTGCCCTCTACAGAGGAGGAACAGCTGTGTCTCGTGAATAAG GCTGCGATTAATGTTGGTGGTATTGTACTTAATGCATTGGCCATCGAGCACTTCATCCTCAGGCATCCAAGAGACGCTGAACAT GGTTTGACAGATGATAAAGAAAGAGTATTGAGGAATACTTATGGTCTCGGGTATCCAGAACCTAATGTCACGTTTTCTCTATGTCGAGGAAGCTGGTCTTCACCAGCA CTAAGGATCTACACACCAGATGAAGTTGTTAATGAATTGGAGAGAGCGAAAGTGGAGTACTTGGAGGCTTCGGTGGGAGTGACAAGTAAGAAGAAGATAGTGGTTCCCAAGCTCATGCAATGGCACATGAAAGACTTTGCCGATGATATGGAATCACTTGTAGAATGGATATACAGCCAATTGCCAAACTCTTGCTCTCTGAAAAGGTCAATGATGGATTGCCTAAGCGGGGAAACGAAATGTCCACTTGCTAAGATGATAGAGGTTCAACCTTATGCCTCAGAATTCCGATACTTACTGCCCTTATAA
- the LOC107803268 gene encoding uncharacterized protein LOC107803268 isoform X3 gives MAEEEIVWLERKVNVLKLKLYREKELAERWEMLQLKQVISNPTLPPRPPPVKDIESQNYQQLRKQYRIRRASALDFHTISSEEIAESSSRGSRSRRHHSQPDMEIEKEKPNKLSEEVIKCLISVYLKLNKASLESKGSSTAIVKQSLISSKKPKSSFICKTSLNCTTAAAAAPTFTFNDYASNLDPYGILLDTDGSQREIGSYKNFIQVSRTSLNTSHISECLPEMGKLRYFSRLLHHSRQPYYIILCLKFYRSMVHKLSSVDITYLTYKQKLAFWINVYNVCIMHAFLQHGLPSTEEEQLCLVNKAAINVGGIVLNALAIEHFILRHPRDAEHGLTDDKERVLRNTYGLGYPEPNVTFSLCRGSWSSPALRIYTPDEVVNELERAKVEYLEASVGVTSKKKIVVPKLMQWHMKDFADDMESLVEWIYSQLPNSCSLKRSMMDCLSGETKCPLAKMIEVQPYASEFRYLLPL, from the exons ATGGCGGAGGAAGAGATTGTTTGGCTGGAGAGGAAAGTAAAcgtgctgaagctgaagctgtaCAGAGAGAAAGAGTTGGCTGAAAGATGGGAAATGCTGCAGCTCAAACAAGTAATTTCAAACCCAACATTACCTCCGCGACCGCCACCAGTCAAAGATATTGAATCACAAAACTATCAACAACTCAGAAAACAATATAGAATTCGAAGAGCCTCTGCCTTGGACTTCCACACCATTTCTTCTG AGGAAATCGCTGAGAGTAGTTCCAGAGGTTCGAGAAGCCGCAGACACCATAGCCAACCAGATATGGAAATAGAAAAAGAGAAGCCAAATAAGCTGTCGGAAGAAGTAATTAAATGCTTAATAAGTGTATATCTCAAGTTGAACAAAGCATCACTGGAGAGCAAAGGTTCATCTACTGCTATTGTCAAACAGTCTCTAATTTCCTCCAAGAAACCCAAAAGCAGCTTCATATGCAAAACCTCATTAAATTGTAcgacagcagcagcagcagcacccACGTTTACATTCAATGATTACGCGTCAAATCTTGATCCTTACGGGATATTGCTAGACACTGATGGAAGTCAAAGAGAGATTGGATCATATAAGAATTTCATCCAAGTCTCAAGAACTTCTCTCAACACAAGCCATATATCTGAATGTCTTCCGGAGATGGGAAAGTTGAGGTACTTTTCAAGATTACTTCATCATTCTCGTCAACCCTACTACAtcattctttgtttgaaattttaTAGGTCTATGGTGCATAAACTTAGCAGTGTGGACATAACTTACTTGACCTACAAGCAGAAGTTGGCATTCTGGATCAATGTCTATAACGTCTGCATAATGCAT GCATTTCTGCAACACGGTTTGCCCTCTACAGAGGAGGAACAGCTGTGTCTCGTGAATAAG GCTGCGATTAATGTTGGTGGTATTGTACTTAATGCATTGGCCATCGAGCACTTCATCCTCAGGCATCCAAGAGACGCTGAACAT GGTTTGACAGATGATAAAGAAAGAGTATTGAGGAATACTTATGGTCTCGGGTATCCAGAACCTAATGTCACGTTTTCTCTATGTCGAGGAAGCTGGTCTTCACCAGCA CTAAGGATCTACACACCAGATGAAGTTGTTAATGAATTGGAGAGAGCGAAAGTGGAGTACTTGGAGGCTTCGGTGGGAGTGACAAGTAAGAAGAAGATAGTGGTTCCCAAGCTCATGCAATGGCACATGAAAGACTTTGCCGATGATATGGAATCACTTGTAGAATGGATATACAGCCAATTGCCAAACTCTTGCTCTCTGAAAAGGTCAATGATGGATTGCCTAAGCGGGGAAACGAAATGTCCACTTGCTAAGATGATAGAGGTTCAACCTTATGCCTCAGAATTCCGATACTTACTGCCCTTATAA
- the LOC107803268 gene encoding uncharacterized protein LOC107803268 isoform X4, which translates to MAEEEIVWLERKVNVLKLKLYREKELAERWEMLQLKQVISNPTLPPRPPPVKDIESQNYQQLRKQYRIRRASALDFHTISSEEIAESSSRGSRSRRHHSQPDMEIEKEKPNKLSEEVIKCLISVYLKLNKASLESKGSSTAIVKQSLISSKKPKSSFICKTSLNCTTAAAAAPTFTFNDYASNLDPYGILLDTDGSQREIGSYKNFIQVSRTSLNTSHISECLPEMGKLRSMVHKLSSVDITYLTYKQKLAFWINVYNVCIMHAFLQHGLPSTEEEQLCLVNKAAINVGGIVLNALAIEHFILRHPRDAEHGLTDDKERVLRNTYGLGYPEPNVTFSLCRGSWSSPALRIYTPDEVVNELERAKVEYLEASVGVTSKKKIVVPKLMQWHMKDFADDMESLVEWIYSQLPNSCSLKRSMMDCLSGETKCPLAKMIEVQPYASEFRYLLPL; encoded by the exons ATGGCGGAGGAAGAGATTGTTTGGCTGGAGAGGAAAGTAAAcgtgctgaagctgaagctgtaCAGAGAGAAAGAGTTGGCTGAAAGATGGGAAATGCTGCAGCTCAAACAAGTAATTTCAAACCCAACATTACCTCCGCGACCGCCACCAGTCAAAGATATTGAATCACAAAACTATCAACAACTCAGAAAACAATATAGAATTCGAAGAGCCTCTGCCTTGGACTTCCACACCATTTCTTCTG AGGAAATCGCTGAGAGTAGTTCCAGAGGTTCGAGAAGCCGCAGACACCATAGCCAACCAGATATGGAAATAGAAAAAGAGAAGCCAAATAAGCTGTCGGAAGAAGTAATTAAATGCTTAATAAGTGTATATCTCAAGTTGAACAAAGCATCACTGGAGAGCAAAGGTTCATCTACTGCTATTGTCAAACAGTCTCTAATTTCCTCCAAGAAACCCAAAAGCAGCTTCATATGCAAAACCTCATTAAATTGTAcgacagcagcagcagcagcacccACGTTTACATTCAATGATTACGCGTCAAATCTTGATCCTTACGGGATATTGCTAGACACTGATGGAAGTCAAAGAGAGATTGGATCATATAAGAATTTCATCCAAGTCTCAAGAACTTCTCTCAACACAAGCCATATATCTGAATGTCTTCCGGAGATGGGAAAGTTGAG GTCTATGGTGCATAAACTTAGCAGTGTGGACATAACTTACTTGACCTACAAGCAGAAGTTGGCATTCTGGATCAATGTCTATAACGTCTGCATAATGCAT GCATTTCTGCAACACGGTTTGCCCTCTACAGAGGAGGAACAGCTGTGTCTCGTGAATAAG GCTGCGATTAATGTTGGTGGTATTGTACTTAATGCATTGGCCATCGAGCACTTCATCCTCAGGCATCCAAGAGACGCTGAACAT GGTTTGACAGATGATAAAGAAAGAGTATTGAGGAATACTTATGGTCTCGGGTATCCAGAACCTAATGTCACGTTTTCTCTATGTCGAGGAAGCTGGTCTTCACCAGCA CTAAGGATCTACACACCAGATGAAGTTGTTAATGAATTGGAGAGAGCGAAAGTGGAGTACTTGGAGGCTTCGGTGGGAGTGACAAGTAAGAAGAAGATAGTGGTTCCCAAGCTCATGCAATGGCACATGAAAGACTTTGCCGATGATATGGAATCACTTGTAGAATGGATATACAGCCAATTGCCAAACTCTTGCTCTCTGAAAAGGTCAATGATGGATTGCCTAAGCGGGGAAACGAAATGTCCACTTGCTAAGATGATAGAGGTTCAACCTTATGCCTCAGAATTCCGATACTTACTGCCCTTATAA